A genomic stretch from Chitinophaga agri includes:
- a CDS encoding sigma-54-dependent transcriptional regulator, with amino-acid sequence MSTILIVDDEIQICTLLTKILSKEGYEVDHSVSGTTALKMVKEKLYDVVFCDYRLKDKEIDGSVLSLKIRELSPPTGIVVMTGYPDVRVAIQLIKNGIYDYVVKPLNAAQVILLTQKALLHKALTSKDPLPVAPASPEAPVSTLVSHRGTLSQFVYGVGNASKELHVHIKLIAPTDYSVVILGETGTGKESVAQLIHSQSKRKNKPFVAIDCGSLSRELACSELFGHEKGAFTGAIQAKTGAFQEAHGGTLFLDEIGNLSYEVQTALLRAIQERVVRPVGSTRETPVDIRIIVASNEDLQQAVLNGRFRDDLYYRLNEFSVNVPPLRARRDDLPLFVNAFKQMIEAELNREYGEVSAEVYQAFYHYGWPGNIRELKNVMRRICLLSTNEGPVTTAHLPEEMLPALKEAEATGTGGTTEEDLKNVSRQAEYKKIMDVLQQVHYNKSEAARMMNIDRKTLYNKLHTLNIVL; translated from the coding sequence GTGAGCACTATCCTGATCGTTGATGATGAGATCCAGATTTGCACCTTGCTAACTAAGATACTCAGTAAAGAAGGATACGAAGTAGATCATAGCGTATCCGGCACTACAGCACTGAAGATGGTGAAGGAAAAGCTGTATGATGTTGTCTTCTGTGATTACCGGCTGAAAGACAAAGAAATAGATGGCAGCGTACTCTCGCTTAAGATCCGTGAACTAAGTCCGCCGACAGGCATTGTCGTCATGACCGGCTATCCTGACGTACGCGTTGCTATTCAACTGATAAAAAACGGCATTTATGACTATGTGGTCAAGCCACTGAATGCCGCGCAGGTTATTCTGCTTACACAGAAGGCCCTGTTACATAAAGCACTAACATCTAAGGACCCTTTGCCAGTCGCTCCCGCATCACCGGAAGCACCTGTATCTACGCTGGTCTCGCACAGGGGTACGCTCAGTCAGTTTGTGTATGGTGTGGGGAATGCCTCGAAGGAACTGCATGTGCATATCAAACTGATCGCGCCAACTGATTATAGTGTGGTGATATTGGGAGAGACAGGTACAGGGAAAGAATCAGTGGCGCAACTGATCCATAGTCAGAGTAAGCGTAAGAACAAACCGTTTGTTGCCATCGACTGTGGCAGCCTGTCCAGGGAGCTGGCCTGTAGCGAACTATTTGGCCACGAAAAAGGTGCCTTTACCGGCGCCATACAGGCTAAAACGGGCGCATTCCAGGAAGCACATGGTGGTACACTGTTCCTTGATGAAATAGGTAACCTGTCCTATGAGGTGCAGACGGCCCTGCTCCGCGCTATCCAGGAAAGGGTGGTCAGACCAGTAGGTAGTACGCGCGAGACCCCTGTCGATATACGTATCATTGTAGCCTCTAATGAGGACCTGCAACAGGCTGTGTTAAACGGACGCTTTCGGGATGACCTCTATTACCGTCTGAACGAGTTCAGTGTGAATGTCCCCCCACTCAGGGCCAGACGGGATGACCTTCCACTGTTCGTCAACGCTTTCAAACAAATGATCGAAGCAGAACTAAACAGGGAATATGGTGAGGTATCAGCAGAAGTCTACCAGGCGTTTTATCATTATGGCTGGCCGGGCAATATCCGCGAACTGAAAAACGTCATGAGAAGGATCTGCCTTTTGTCAACGAATGAGGGTCCTGTTACGACTGCGCACCTGCCGGAAGAAATGTTGCCCGCGTTGAAAGAAGCCGAAGCCACGGGCACTGGCGGAACCACTGAAGAGGACCTGAAGAATGTATCCCGTCAGGCGGAATACAAAAAGATCATGGATGTATTACAGCAGGTGCATTATAATAAATCGGAAGCGGCCAGAATGATGAACATCGACCGTAAGACATTATATAACAAACTCCATACACTCAATATCGTATTGTAA
- a CDS encoding DUF192 domain-containing protein, which produces MSASRWLLFNVGFILYIAGCSSRNASPANNSNSSSGNAVVATVPDSGPPFKKEGVLYFLSKVNNDTLRQIDIEFADNDEERARGLMDRKSMSDIQGMLFIFPKAEEQSFWMKNTYISLDIIYLDEKKEIVSVQKYTTPLSEESLPSFKKAQYVLEVNAGFCDKYHIAYGDRIAYKAVK; this is translated from the coding sequence ATGTCAGCTTCCCGATGGCTCCTCTTTAACGTTGGATTTATACTTTATATAGCCGGATGCTCCAGCAGGAATGCATCTCCGGCCAATAACAGTAATTCGTCCTCCGGTAATGCAGTGGTAGCTACCGTACCTGATAGCGGACCACCCTTCAAAAAGGAAGGCGTTCTCTATTTCCTCAGTAAGGTCAATAATGATACGCTCCGGCAGATCGACATTGAGTTTGCTGATAACGACGAGGAAAGAGCAAGGGGCCTGATGGACCGTAAGTCAATGTCTGACATACAGGGTATGCTCTTCATCTTTCCGAAGGCGGAGGAACAATCCTTCTGGATGAAGAACACCTACATCTCACTTGACATCATCTACCTGGACGAGAAAAAAGAGATCGTATCGGTACAGAAGTATACGACACCCCTCTCGGAAGAAAGTCTTCCTTCGTTCAAGAAAGCGCAATATGTGCTGGAGGTGAATGCAGGGTTCTGCGATAAGTATCATATCGCCTACGGAGACAGGATCGCTTATAAAGCAGTTAAATAA